The DNA window tattacaataaaaatgaattaatattacaaaatatataaaaaacataatcaaaatactaaaactaaatgtTAGTTTAATGTCAAAAATGTGTATTAACACtaataaaaaagcacaatataaatagaaaaataaaaataattattatattacaaaaatatatttaaaaagcacATAACCAAAATGCTAAATCTAAAATTTAAGTAGAATTGAAATATATTACTATAAAATATTACTATATTTGAAtattaatattacaaatatatatatatatatatatatatatatatataacacataaCCAAAATACAAAAACTGAATGTATTAAATCTAATAAAAAgcacaatataaatataaaaataattattaatattacaaaaatatatttatatatgtttttttatatatttttattatatttatttttattgtaatatttaaatataaaattaaaattgaattgaaattgaaaaataaaatgaaataaaaaataaaagctaattcaaaacattaacaAATAATATATTGTATATAGATGATATTAAAACTTGTGACTGCAAATAgtgtaaaaaataattacaaaattcaTTATGTTAaattttgccttggcaactaaaactaaaataaaagtaaattaaagcgaaatagaaataaaaaaaaacaatttaagataaaaaatgtaaaatgattaatgataaaatatgtaaaatatgctaaatataactgtaaaaatattacaattaaataaaaaataaataaatattaatattacaataatatatttgtaatatatataattattagtggtgggccgttatcggcgttaacgtgctgcgttaacgtgagactcatatcgcgcgataaaaaaaatatcgccgttaatctattctcaaagttgggttgggagctgggtctaaactacgcaagatatgatgactttcactttgatattttagcgcggatgacgtatatctagttgaattgcaatgtagggggcgagaacgagtcttcaacttctgtgaaattaccacatcaaatgagacgcgcagacatggatgcagttatgaagccgcttcagggcaggtgtgtgcgttgctagaccctttttactggggcacgtgcctcagtgaaaatctgctgtgccccagtaaaatctcaagtttgagttataatttactttgataatcccgaaataaagacattatactatgcaacaactgaattgacgcttctaaaagcaacgcagtttattgtaagatgcacgcagataggctatccatacccgtgcgcctgtatattttactggaacgcgcacgtcgtacagccttttgcgcagaagtacttggttacacaagtttgtatagttaattgtgttttaaatgcaattgtcaagcagtttgtaatgcattttggaaacaggagatgagcccctggtctaatgcgccacctggcttgagaaacccgttctcaaagacttacttttagtcattatttgggtagcacacatattctgaatgctttcagaagaattcaaattagccattttaatctagattaatctagattaatttcaagatttaatctagattaatctagattaaaaaaattaatctatgcccaccactaataattatatataattatttataataattccaatactaaaactaaagctaaatgtaaatttaatgtaaaaatatgtatttactaatttaaaaaacacaaaataaatataaaaataaatattaatattacaaaaatatatttacaaagcACATAAccaaaatacaaaaattacaaaaattaaaaataaataataaaataaaaaataaaagctaattcagaaTATTAACAAATAATATGTTGTgtgtaaataatactaaaaaataatTACGAAATTCATtatgtgaaatataaataaaataagttaatatactaaaataactaaaactaaaactaatataaatgtaaataaaattttattaatttatttaaaaaattaaaaatataacattattaatgacaaaatggacaaaaaatatttaaaattaaatgaatataaaaatttaattatagaattgtaaaaaaataaatattttaaaagcacataacaaaaaatactaaaactaaaataaatcaaataagtaaataaataaaattaaaataaaagctaattctaaatataaaaaatgcaaaaaataatcaCGAAATTCATTATGTGAAATCTTGCCTTAGCagctaaataaaataagttcAAGTTGagatactaaaatgactaaaactgaaataaaattaaattaaatgaatattcatctattttataaataaataaaaaataaaaaacaataatatataaagataaaaatataacattattaatGACCAAATGTGAAAAAGACAAattataaaagtgtaataatatgtaaaaaaaataaatagaaaataaaaaataaaaatgctaaatataaatataaatattacaatgtTAAGATCTATCACAAAATGtatttatacaaaaataaatattaatatgataGATATAATAAAAACACATAACCAAAATACTACAactaaaattaaatgttaatttaatgataacaatatttattataatatttaatataaaaaaattatgataatattgcaaatatagatattttaaaagcacatagccaaaaatacaaaaaatattactattaaataaaaataaaagctaatttaaaatattaaaaattaaaaaaataaacactactGCCATTGCCATGTGCAATGGTTACAGTAAAGATTGTTTAACATCTCCTTCATGTGGTTCCTCTCTTGTGCTTTCAGGCTGATGTTTGATTGGCGATCTGCCGCTGTTCGCCAGCATGGTAGACATGGAGAAGCACTACAGCCCCCCGTCGCCGCTGGACGACTCCGTGCTGGACAGTCCTCTGTGCCAGGACTTCATCGGGGGAATGGAAGACCTTCGGGACATCTCTCAGTCCATCAATCAGGACGCTCTCAGCAGCTTCGAGATGACCGAGAACCAGTCGTCAGGTCTGGGATCCGGATCGGAAAGCTCCACTGCGTTAGGTACACAAACGCTCAAATACACACAGACTTTTTTAAGAAAAGACACATTTCCTTAATGCAAAACATACTTTGGATTGTTTGCTTTTTTCACTATGAAGCCAAAAACATACTCTACACAAGCAAATGTGAATGCTTTGCTGACATATTGTAAGCATATGACATATTGTTTATGCTTATGAAATGAAAAATTTGCCAACAGGATAAAAACACAAGACGTATGCAAGAAATATCCAAAAGAAAGTATTACTTTTTTCTTCAACATTCAAAACTGatgcttaataataataataataaaaataataataataataataaatagtcatAATAATAGCTGCTATTGTTATgtattataacaaaataaaaatattaataatcgtaataataattgttatatttttgttataataaataacgtcaataataataataataataataataataataaatagtaataataataagtagcagaagtagtaataataataaaacctgctattattatttattataacaaaataaaaaataaaaatcataataatcaataataataattatgtttctgttataataaat is part of the Garra rufa chromosome 25, GarRuf1.0, whole genome shotgun sequence genome and encodes:
- the pparab gene encoding peroxisome proliferator-activated receptor alpha b gives rise to the protein MVDMEKHYSPPSPLDDSVLDSPLCQDFIGGMEDLRDISQSINQDALSSFEMTENQSSGLGSGSESSTALDALTPASSPSSCVYGGPAGLDEFTSTSLNLECRVCSDRASGYHYGVHACEGCKRNIC